The window ctttaagaaACTaaacagggccgggcggtggtggcgcatgcctttaatcccagcactcaggaggcagaggcaggcggatctctgtgagttcgagaccagcctggtctacaagagctagttccaggctccaaaaccacagagaaaccctgtctcgaaaaaccaaaaaaagaaaaaaaaaaaaaagaaactaaacagGATGgaggtggcgcacatctttaattccagcacttcaggaggcagaagcaagcctggtctacatagtgagttccaagatggtCTCCAAAGGTataaacagaaaccctgtctcaggaaataaaaaacaacaaaacaaaacaaaacaaaaggctgtaaaactgaccaggtggtggtgggacacacctttaataccagaatccccagcacttcagaggcagaggcagacagatctgttagtttaaagccagcctagcctacagtgagttccaggtcactcAGGGTTACACGACAAACCCTGTCTAGAAATACCCACatacatatggaaaagaaaagaaaaaaagaaagaaaattatacgTGTGTCAAGTAATGGTTGTAAAATAAATTTGTGGTTTCCTTAAATGTctgacttgcacacacacaccacttaaacACAACTCACTCTCTCTTCACTATAAAAATTTCTtgcaggactgaagagatggctcagtggttaagagtactgactgttggccgggctgtggtggcgcacgcctttaatcccagcacttgggaggcagaggcaggcgaatctctgtgagttcgagaccagcctggtctacaagagctagttccaggacaggctccaaaaccacagagaaaccctgtctcgaaaaacaaaacaaaacaaaaaaaaagagtactgacTATTCTTCTAgtggaccagggttcaattcccagcacccacatggcagctcacagctgtctgtaactccaagatctgacaccctcatgcagacatacatgcaggcaaagcatcaatgcacataaaataaatataaataatttaaaatttttttttaaaaaatttcttgcaaatggggggctagagagatggctcagaggctaagagcagtagttggtcttccagaggtcctgagttcaattcccagcaacctcatcaCAGCTCACAACCATAATGAGatcttggtgccctcttctgacctacaagTATagatacaggcagaacactgtgtatataataaataaataaatttttaaaaaaaatttctcgCAAATGGAAAAAGTTTATGAAGCCTTGGACTAAGGAACCTGAAATCAGATTTCTTTAAAATCAAAAGTCTCTGGATCAAAGATATTGCTCAACTTTTATGAgaactagctgctcttccaagggtcctgggtttgattcctgtgcccacatgctggctcacaatgGTCAATTACTCTGGTCCCAGTAGATctaacacactcttctggcctccatagggaCTGCACCACACTGTACACAGAcatatgaaggcaaaacactaatacacagaaaaaaattaaaaagtaaatgtcTCAGGATTGTCTAAGAGAAGACATTGGTTACAAGTTTCTCTTTCCCAAGTTACCACCCATTTCCCCATCCCTACCACCTTTTCTTGTCTCGCCTGACCTTGGTGACTTCATGGATCAGATGGACTGTGAGAGCATCAGGACCAAGCTGAAGTGTGTCCAGCAAGGCACGGTAAGGAGAGAGGCCTGGCCGAATGCTTCGCTGCCGTCTGCAGTTGGGAAGTAAGGTTAGAAGGCAACTCAATATCCTTAGGTGTTTCTACTTATCACTTCCTTTCTACACTACCCACACTACACACTTCCCACATACCCACTTTTCATTCACCTCTTCCAGAAACATACTTGCAAAAGGAACTCTCATCACAGGTCTTAAAGTTGCTTCTATCCACAGCAAGGGTAATCCCCAGACAGACCCCTAAACATGCCAGTACCAAACTTAACCAAGACCTATGGAAAAAACAGACAAGGAGAGAAGAGTTAACACTTTGGTCAGGAAGGGCCTCACCTTCCTCCCATAACCCTAAAGATAGCTCATGAAAGCCAACCACATTAAATAGGGAAAATCAGAGTAGACAAAGGATGAAGGCAGTcctgagcctggcatggtggtacatgtctttaatactagcactcagcGCAGAGGACTGTaggtctatgagtttgaggtcagtttggtctacatagctaaTCCCAGGCCAGTAAGGAgatccttgtctcaaaataatttttctttctttcctttttttttttttttttggtttttcgagacagggtttctctgtggttttggagtctgtcctggaactagcttttgtagatcagactggtctcgaactcacaaagatccgcctgcctctgcctcccgagtgctggaattaaaggtgtgtgccaccactgaccggcttttttttttttaaaaaagaaaaagaaaagttgccCAACAGTGATGattcactcctttaatcccaggactcagaaggcaggggctggtgaaatctctgagctcaaggccagcctgatctatagagtgagtttcaggacagtcagggatacacagagaaactccattttgaatttttcgagacagggtttctccgtagtttttggttcctgtcctggaactagctcttgtagaccaggctggcctcgaactcacagagatccacttgcctctgcctcccgactgctgggattaaaggcgtgcgccaccaccgcccggctgagaaacTCCATTTTGAAAAAAGAGTGAGAGAGTGAATAGTCCTCAAAGGATAGCTCATCCACACTATCCTCTCAAAAGGcaaagaaggccgggcggtggtggcacacacctttaatcccagcactcgggaggcagaggcaggtggatctctgagttcgaggccagcctggtctacaagagctagttctaggacaggctcaaagctacagaaaaaccctgccggGGGAGGCGGGGGAAGGCAAAGAAAGTAGACAAAGCATCTCTGGCCTTCAAAGGCTCAAGTACTGACTGCAGTTACATCAGCATCTCAGAGGGAAGAAGCAATAACAGTCAATCCCAAAGGAAATGATCATACCATGTGTGTACATCAGaggaacaaagcaaacacccAGTTAGTCTGCTAGTCATAATTCCTAAGGTCATAGCTTCCCTGCAACACTAGGCATTCAGCATCCTTTGATACACAGTTCTGAATCTTGAAAACAAATAACCATCACTATGTAAGGCTAGAAAGATTAACAGCTGAAAAACATACTGAACCCAAAGGGCCTAACTGATATGTCTCTTGCTTCCAAATGACTGAAATTTTCAAAGACTCAATACCCTCACATCATCTTCAGAGACTGATTTAATTAGCCTAAAACAGGGTCTGCTTAAGCTCCCTATGGCAAGGTGTATGCATGTGGCCCACAGCTCCTTGGGAGGTTAGGGCAGGGTTAAGAATCATTTACGCACAGGAGACTAATTCCAACAACAgagtgagaacctatctcaaaaacaatagTTGgataggcagtggtggctcacaactttaatcccagtacttaggagacagagacaagtggatctctgtgagtttaagtccagcctggtttacaaagcaagttcttgaaaagaaacaagaaaaaaaatcataatgtatAAATATCCTCTAACTAATGAGTAAGCAGGGCTcaaagctacttttttttttttttggtttttcgagacagggtttctctgtggttttggagcctgtcctggaactagctcttgtagaccaggctggcctcgaactcacagagatccacctgcctctgccttccgagtgctgggattaaaggcgtgcgccaccaccgcccagctcaaagcTACTTCTTTACATGCATTTACTTTcccaacttttgttttgttttccaagacagggattctctatgtagcgctggctgtcctggaattcactctgtagaccaggctggcctcaaactcagagatccacctgcctctcttcctcccaagtgccgggatcaaaggcatgtgccaccactgtaaAACACTTTCCCCATTTACTTTCACTGTTTTTCTTAGTCaatattagtttttgtttttttgtcgtCATTCCCCTCTCTCCCACCAGACTGGGAAATTAAGGCATAGAAAGGTCAATCATCTATGACCTTTGAACAGCTACTAAGGGGTGAAAAAGGGCTTGAGCTCAGTCCTGCATGACTCTAAGACCGTGATTCCTACAGGATAGAAAGCTTACTAATCCCAGATCAGACCCGCTACACTAAAAAGCTTCACATCAACGTTGTCACTCCCACAATGTGTCATCAAAGACCAGGGACTAACAGTCTCATTTCAATAAGTTAGTTTTGGGACTAGGAAGacacctcagtggttaagagcactggctgctcttttaaaagacctgggtttgagtcgggcggtggtggcgcacgcctttaatcccagcactcgggaggcagaggcaggcggatctctgtgagtttgagaccagcctggtctacaagagctagttccaggacaggctccaaagccacagagaaaccctgtctggaaaaactaaaaaaaaaaaaaaaaaaaaaaaaaaaaaaaacctgggtttgattcctacaCCCACATGCCAGCAAACAACTTTCGATAATTTATTTCAGAGACTCCAACACCCTCTTTCTGGCCACACACATAGggcacaaacatgcaggcaaaaaaccaATACACGTAATAAAGTTTCAGTTAGCCTAAAGAATATATTCACCAACTAAATGAATCCTATATAGGAATTCTCAGAATTTAATGTCTAGAAATGTGTAAGCcagacagtgatggtgcatgcctttaattccagcacttgaaaggcagaggcaggaggatctttgaactcaaggtcagtctggtctacagagcaagttccaggattgccaggactacacagggaaaccctttcccttgaaaaagaaagaaagagtaagtaACCAAGTATGGTGGTATAGAGCTGTAATCCCAATatctgagagacagaagcagaagacatgagttcaaagtcaccctcacCTACAATAGTAAGTCTGAGGACTATCCTGAGCTAtggaaaactctgtcttgaaaataagACAAGAAACATTTGTTATGTTTATTAAACAAACACTACCAAACCTTGGACCAGAGATTTATCTACTTTACTTCTTAGTGTTGAAGACGGAACCCAGGGCTCACTCATGCCAGGCAAACATTCAGAGACATCCTCAGCCTCTAACATCAGCCTTTTAAACAAGTCCTTTCAGTGACTATGATCGAATCAATGCATGAACATGCCTAGAAATGTTCCAAGGGGAGAGGGGACTCACAAGATGACTTAGCAGATAAGGGCACTAGCTGCCAAGTGTAATGACCTAAGTCTGATTATCCAGGACCTacactgtggaagaagagaatcaattcattacatacatatgcagaaataatgcacatacatgtgcacaggcGCACGCACACaggcaaataaatgtaaaaaaaaaatcttaattaaaaagaagGGGAAGTCATGCAtagtagtgcacatctttaattcaagcacttgggaggcagagacaggcaaatctcttctgagttcaaggccagcctggtctacatagtgagttccaggccagtcaagggtAGACtggcaagaccctgcctcaaaatacgaATGAATAAAAAGGAGGTGGGGCAGGGCAACACAGTCCCAGTTCTTCTAAGCAATGAAACCGACACAGGGCCTATCAGACTCAGTTATCCAGCTTCCCTGTCTACATGGAAGAAAATTACCACAGAGAGAGATCAATCAAGCactgtttgatccccagaaccaccaaaagaaaattttgaaaaggATCAGTTAACAAAGGAAGCTCTCTAGAAGAAAATTTTGAGAGGCTGGCTGGCAGTTACCAGTAATGAAGTCAGCCAGAAAAGTGAGGAAACACTAGAAATCGGTGCACTAGGCGAGCAGGAGTAAACACCAGTACAACAAGCAGAAGAAATGCTACCAGGAAAAAACGAACCACAAGGATATATACAGCCCTGGTCCTGAGGAGTGGCTGCTACAGGAAACTGGACGACTATCCCTGTGCCCACTTGCCCCAAATAGCAGTAGTGAGTGAGCAGTTTAGCAATTAAATACTCCCTGGAGCCATATCTTGAAATCTATAAAATAGGTTTGGGGAGATGTCCTAAGGATATGATTTCTAAAGGATATTTCCAGCTATGACTTGTTGACTCTAGGAATTCAGGGATGCCTTAAGCACCCCAAACAAGAGGTGTTCACAAGCTGAAAGTCAGGAATGAGCTTTAGTCCACTTGTTTATTGGAAAACTAAGTTTATGATTCACCCTTTTTACACTGCTGCTGTCAGTACACGCCTCTTCCCAACCCATTATATCCGTTAGGTGTACCGCGCTTTGCGACGCTGATGTGTTTCCAAGTTTTTTTTCGGTTCTAGAAAAACTCCAGAGCGCATACCAAACCATTCGATTACATGTTGTGTTTGAGCAACATTATCCATGCAGACTGTGAACTTATTCCTGCCCGAGTCGTGCCCACCAAACGAGCATAAACCAAACTGGTCAGGGCTGGTGAGGAGGGCAAGAGGGTAATACAGGACGACCTAGGCACCGCAGTGCTTGCAGCCTGAAAGAGGAGCAGTGTGGCAACAGGCTGCTTTATCACAGGCTGGGATGCATTTCGTCCCTCTACCTGCCTCGAGACGGCCCTGAGCACTGCAGGAAGGAGGCGGAAGCATTGACCACCACGAGCCGCCAAGGGAGAGAGGACGGCTGGAAGCGGCCAAGGCGGAAGGGAGCACCCAGCTTCAGCCTTTCTAAGCCACCCGGCGAGTTCCAGGAGCCCCACAGACAAGGGCCGCAGCGACTCGCGAATCTGCTGCCGGAGGCTGAGGCCGCCACCACGGGGACAAAGAGCCCCTGCGAGGCCAGGAGTAGCAGGGTGACGGAAAGGCATAGAGAAAGGAGCATATAGGGCTCGGGGGATCTAAGGGCGTCCGGGCGCGCCCCCGGGTTCCGGGCTCCTCACCGCCTCCTACGCGCCGCCACTGCCGCTACCGCCGCCATCTTGTACCCGGTTTGCTCCTTGACCCGAACCTACCCGCCCCTGCGCACGTTAAGCCACGTACCCTAGTCCCCGCCCCTTCCGGCCTTCCGATTGGCCTGGCCAGAGCGCGGCCGGACGTCTATGCCATTGGTCGATCGCGTGCTAAATTATGGATGGGGCGTGGCTTGATGTCCTCGCCTCTGCATTCTCAGGCTTTGGCAGCTTGCGTAGGCAGATAGAAACACTGGACTGTTTGTCTCAACTCCgcaaattttatttagaaaaaatggGGTTTGAAAAAAGTGACACCGCTCATTACGTATGGACTTAGAAGCCTCCACCCTTCTGTAGCACCTTAGTCTCTTCTTTCACTATTCAACCTCCCTCGATTTCTGGAGCAGAGAAAAGATCAAGTCCCCTGTCGAAGCAGAGTGGACGATGAAGGTGCCTGAAAACGGCCAGAGAAGAGCCCCAGGCGATCGATGTTGCGGTGGAGAACACTATGCAGCACAGCCAAGTGGGGTCCTCCTTCACCTCCACCCTCCCTAGAAAAGTCTCGTATGAAGCGGCCACGCTCAGACTGGAAGATGAACTTCTGGGGCAAGGGCCCATGTTCCCGGAGAAAACCCCAGACACTAAGCAGCAACAGACGCACTTCAAAAGGTGCCAGTTGGCTAAATACCTCGTGCATATTACCCAAGGCTGGTGGCAAGAGGCTTCCCTCAGCCATGACAGCCACCAGGGTGCAGGATGCCTCCAGGTGCCAGGGGGAGTGGGCTGTATCAGGGTGTCGAGAGGCTTCCCAATGGCTCAAGAGGGCAGCCAGCAGCCCCCGCAGCAGCACGGAGCAGTAGCACAGGGCTGGGGGAGCAGCTGCTACCAGCTTCAAAAGCTCAAACAGGAGGGGTTGTTCCCGGAAGCGCCGACCAATGCGGAGATCCCGCTCCACAGTGGCCCTTGCGTGATCCTCAGGGGGCCAGGCCAGCTCAGCACCAGCTGCATCAGGACACACGCTCTCCACTAAGGTCACTGCAACTGCTTTGGCTGCCTCTGGGCTCAGGGTGGGAGCACCCCAGCAACCCTCACACTCACTGCCCACAGGTGCACTGCAGCAGTGCACTAAAAGGCTAAGGAGGCTCTGGGTGTTATAGATCACTTCCTGATGGTTTCGAGATTGAACAAGCTTAGGTGGCTTTAAGCCACGACCGATGACTCCAGCGTGGAAAACTGACCAGATCCCTCCAGGACCTGGCACAGCTGCAGTATGCCTCCGGTTAATGTCCAACAAAGAGGCAGAAGCCAAAGGGGTTGAGACAGCTGAGAGAGTCTCATTGTCCCCATCCATTTCCCCTCCAAACAGTTCTGTGTTGCCCCGATGTAAGGCTCCCTCAACTAGCAGCTGCAAGACAGCCTTGAGCCCAGCTGGGGAAGTCTGAGAAAGGCGTGTAAGaagctgggaggctgaggccacgCCAGGAGGGCCATGTAGCCTTAGAGAAGCAAAGAAGCGGTGTACCCCAGCTCTCACTAATCCCAAAAGTTGGGAAGGAGACAGGGACTCTGAAGGAAAAGGACATATTGCCAGGAGGGAGGCAGCAGCTTCAGCTACTTCCTCCTCTGGATGTAACAGAAGAGGAGCCAGATCAGACAGGTGGGCTGAGGCCGACTCCCCAAACCGGGCCCCTAAGGCTGAAGGGCCTTCACCACCCTGCTGTTCCCACCCCACTAACAAGGCCAAATTGCGCAGAAACCGGGCTGTGAAGGGAGGCTGTAGAGTCCCTGCATGCACTCGAGCCAGGCAGCTTCGGAAGGCCAGGGGAAGAAGGCCAGAGAGACTAACCACTAGCCCTGCATATAGCTGGGTTGCCAAACTCAACTCTTCAGGGCTTCGGGCTCTGCTCAGTAGATGGCCCAATGCCTCAGGTCCACAGCTAGGTCGAGTATAGACAGACAGTAGGCCCAGGAGCTGGTGCTGCCAGAGGAAGCGCTTCCGTTCCAGGCGTAATGTCTCTCC of the Chionomys nivalis chromosome 8, mChiNiv1.1, whole genome shotgun sequence genome contains:
- the Ints5 gene encoding integrator complex subunit 5, with the protein product MSALCDPPGAPGPPGPAPATHGPAPLSAQELSQEIKAFLTGVDPILGHQLSAREHARCGLLLLRSLPPARAAVLDHLRGVFDESVRAHLAALEESPVAGPPHLRPPPPSHVPAGGPGLEDVVHEVQQVLCEFIRANPKAWAPVISAWSIDLMGQLSSTYSGQHQRVPHATGSLNELLQLWMGCRATRTLMDIYVQCLSALIGSCPDACVDALLDTSVQHSPHFDWVVAHIGSSFPGTIISRVLSCGLKDFCVHSGAGGGAGACGGSSSQTPSTDPFPGSPVIPGEKRVPKIASVVGILGHLASRHGDSIRRELLRMFHDSLAGGTGSRNGEPSLQATVPFLLQLAVMSPALLGTVSGELVDCLKPPAVLSQLQQHLQGFPREELDNMLNLAVHLVSQASGAGAYRLLQFLVDTAMPASVITTQGLAVPDTVREACDRLIQLLLLHLQKLVHHRGGSPGEGVLGPPPPPRPVPFLDALRNHVGELCGETLRLERKRFLWQHQLLGLLSVYTRPSCGPEALGHLLSRARSPEELSLATQLYAGLVVSLSGLLPLAFRSCLARVHAGTLQPPFTARFLRNLALLVGWEQQGGEGPSALGARFGESASAHLSDLAPLLLHPEEEVAEAAASLLAICPFPSESLSPSQLLGLVRAGVHRFFASLRLHGPPGVASASQLLTRLSQTSPAGLKAVLQLLVEGALHRGNTELFGGEMDGDNETLSAVSTPLASASLLDINRRHTAAVPGPGGIWSVFHAGVIGRGLKPPKLVQSRNHQEVIYNTQSLLSLLVHCCSAPVGSECEGCWGAPTLSPEAAKAVAVTLVESVCPDAAGAELAWPPEDHARATVERDLRIGRRFREQPLLFELLKLVAAAPPALCYCSVLLRGLLAALLSHWEASRHPDTAHSPWHLEASCTLVAVMAEGSLLPPALGNMHEVFSQLAPFEVRLLLLSVWGFLREHGPLPQKFIFQSERGRFIRDFSREGGGEGGPHLAVLHSVLHRNIDRLGLFSGRFQAPSSSTLLRQGT